One genomic window of Mucilaginibacter sp. SJ includes the following:
- the vgrG gene encoding type VI secretion system tip protein VgrG, whose translation MADSRTIETTRPSTVVTPIVKIEGTEIPRTMQVEAMVIDKGVNRIAAAKLVIIDGDTSAQKFDASNGDLFVPGKNVEILCGYESDNYTLFKGVVIKHSIKLRNSGSQLVIECRDKAIAMTLARHSKYFGENVKDSDAITTIAGTYSGLSTDVADMNITTSDLVQYEATDWDFITGRAELNGMLVYTDDNTLSIKKPEISGTAVVELSFGATMLELDAEIDSRIQFPSITGRTWNPASQEIEKVDANPPSGELNGNLTADDLAGVFNESNYHLNHGGKLSQPELQAWATSLKQKQVLSKVRGRVKFKGIHTVKPGMIIKLSNLSDRFNGNTFVSHIQHHISAGDWQLEVQFGLDPQWFTEKFETSIKPASALIQAVPGLQIGVVTQLESDPDGECRILVRMPVISADDQGIWARVATLDAGKERGSFFLPEVGDEVIVGFLNSDPRKPVVLGMLNSSNKTAPLTAADANNQKGFVTRSKMKLIFDDDKKSITIETPAGKKITMDEDAGAIELKDENNNSIKMNSDGITIETQGKLVLKAQQDFNAEGMNLGLKANTALSAEGSASVEVKSSGTAALKGSIVQIN comes from the coding sequence ATGGCAGATAGCCGCACCATAGAAACCACCCGGCCAAGTACCGTTGTTACCCCGATTGTAAAAATTGAGGGCACCGAGATACCCCGCACCATGCAGGTGGAGGCTATGGTGATTGATAAAGGCGTAAACCGGATAGCAGCCGCCAAACTGGTGATCATTGATGGTGATACCTCGGCCCAAAAGTTTGATGCCAGTAACGGCGATTTGTTTGTGCCGGGTAAAAACGTCGAGATTTTGTGTGGTTACGAATCGGATAATTATACACTGTTTAAAGGTGTGGTTATCAAGCATAGTATCAAGCTGCGCAACAGCGGCTCGCAACTGGTTATCGAATGCCGCGATAAGGCCATTGCCATGACACTTGCCCGCCATAGCAAGTACTTTGGCGAAAACGTGAAGGACAGCGATGCTATAACTACTATAGCAGGCACTTACAGCGGTTTAAGCACCGATGTTGCCGATATGAACATCACTACCAGCGACCTGGTGCAGTACGAAGCTACTGATTGGGATTTCATAACCGGCCGTGCCGAACTGAACGGAATGCTGGTTTATACGGATGATAATACCCTCTCCATCAAAAAGCCGGAAATAAGCGGCACCGCGGTTGTGGAACTATCATTCGGCGCTACTATGCTGGAGTTGGATGCCGAGATCGACTCGCGCATTCAGTTTCCCTCCATAACCGGCCGCACCTGGAACCCCGCGTCGCAGGAAATTGAAAAGGTTGATGCAAACCCACCATCAGGCGAACTGAACGGCAACCTGACAGCCGATGATCTGGCAGGGGTGTTCAATGAAAGCAACTATCACCTCAATCATGGGGGTAAGCTTTCGCAGCCCGAGTTGCAGGCCTGGGCAACATCGCTCAAGCAAAAACAGGTGCTTTCAAAAGTACGGGGAAGGGTAAAGTTTAAAGGCATCCACACAGTAAAGCCGGGGATGATCATTAAGCTCAGTAACCTGAGCGACAGGTTTAACGGCAACACGTTTGTAAGCCACATTCAGCATCATATCTCGGCCGGCGACTGGCAACTGGAAGTACAGTTTGGTTTGGATCCGCAATGGTTTACCGAAAAGTTTGAAACCAGTATAAAACCTGCTTCGGCTTTGATCCAGGCAGTGCCCGGTTTGCAGATAGGTGTAGTAACCCAATTGGAAAGCGATCCTGATGGTGAATGCCGCATCCTGGTACGCATGCCGGTGATCAGCGCTGATGATCAGGGGATTTGGGCGCGGGTAGCAACTTTAGATGCCGGCAAGGAACGCGGAAGTTTCTTTTTGCCCGAAGTTGGGGATGAGGTAATTGTTGGTTTTTTAAACAGCGATCCTCGTAAACCGGTGGTACTGGGCATGCTTAACAGCAGCAATAAAACCGCTCCTTTAACCGCGGCCGACGCCAACAACCAAAAGGGCTTTGTAACCCGCAGCAAAATGAAACTCATTTTTGATGACGATAAAAAATCGATAACCATCGAAACACCTGCCGGAAAAAAAATAACCATGGATGAAGATGCCGGGGCGATAGAGTTAAAGGATGAGAACAATAACTCGATAAAAATGAACAGCGATGGCATCACCATCGAAACCCAGGGCAAACTGGTGCTTAAGGCCCAGCAGGATTTTAATGCCGAGGGGATGAACCTGGGCCTGAAAGCCAATACCGCCCTTTCGGCCGAAGGATCGGCCAGTGTGGAAGTAAAATCAAGCGGAACAGCAGCGCTTAAAGGCTCAATTGTACAAATAAACT